A window of the Kazachstania africana CBS 2517 chromosome 10, complete genome genome harbors these coding sequences:
- the BRL1 gene encoding Brl1p (similar to Saccharomyces cerevisiae BRL1 (YHR036W); ancestral locus Anc_5.309) has product MEVNFSNLSISDNKENEMDLNILGLSIQDGNPSKKYMNYLPVNPSPLRQNFNELASYDEMEIDTEDVVESNDVDVLFKDNLNIVHEETEELDELEVEINENEEIYDEKELSLPKKNVIKALLSPTQLGAAAAATAYKGGRELTPEELKNVLKERSKLQPIQVQINNNNYHFHGEIEPNRGVEESLPNPWSSQSLPSSKKIYNLISYSQFLMNSFSISIIFMFIVRTIKSDLNSTWYKNKLTLINESSFCSKQYILNNCQINGKLPALSDDCETWYNCMNRNNDLIFNNKSILMFNLFGNLINSFIEPIGIKTLVVLLLGVLIWFFTSNFLMGFLRAKYYYGDSTTSHIKSSQQQDQNQLELIPHNKQF; this is encoded by the coding sequence ATGGAGGTGAATTTTTCGAACCTGTCGATCAGTGATAataaggaaaatgaaatggatTTAAATATACTCGGGTTGTCGATTCAGGATGGTAATCCTTCGAAGAAATATATGAATTATTTGCCTGTTAATCCATCTCCTTTGAgacaaaatttcaatgaattggCGTCCTATGACGAAATGGAGATAGACACCGAAGATGTTGTCGAGTCGAATGATGTTGACGTTTTGTTCAAGGATAATCTGAATATTGTACATGAAGAGACGgaagaattagatgaaCTTGAAGTGGAAATCAATGAGAATGAAGAGATTTACgatgaaaaggaattaTCCCTACCAAAGAAGAACGTTATCAAGGCACTCTTGTCTCCGACACAACTGGGTGCCGCAGCTGCTGCAACTGCATACAAGGGAGGTCGAGAACTGACCCCGGAAGAACTAAAGAACgtattgaaagaaagatcAAAATTACAACCTATACAGGTACAGatcaacaacaataattatCATTTCCATGGTGAAATTGAGCCAAATAGAGGTGTAGAAGAAAGTCTACCGAACCCTTGGTCATCGCAATCTTTGCCTAGttcgaagaaaatttacaacttaatttcatattctcagtttttaatgaattcattttcaatttccatAATATTCATGTTTATTGTAAGAACAATCAAATCCGATTTGAATTCTACATGGTACAAAAACAAGCTGACTCTAATAAATGAATCCTCATTTTGTTCCAAACAGTACATCTTAAACAATTGCCAAATCAATGGTAAATTGCCTGCATTGTCAGATGACTGTGAAACGTGGTACAATTGCATGAATAGAAACAACGATTTAATATTCAATAACAAATCCATATTAATGTTCAACCTGTTTGGGAATCTAATTAACTCCTTCATCGAGCCAATAGGCATAAAGACTCTCGTTGTTCTACTGCTGGGTGTACTCATCTGGTTTTTCAcatcaaatttcttgatgGGGTTCCTAAGAGCCAAATATTACTACGGCGATTCCACAACTAGTCACATCAAATCATCACAACAACAGGACCAAAACCAACTCGAATTGATCCCGCATAACAAGCAGTTCTGA